A single Crateriforma conspicua DNA region contains:
- a CDS encoding RNA polymerase sigma factor, which translates to MTESPETRHSLLVRLKDRDDQLAWSEFYDIYEPLIYRLATTCGLQDADAREVVQSVCLAVSRSIGQFEHGGRPGCFRAWLRTVTRNQTINQLKQASRQRVVSDDATAIQWDQLMCSGDPPDEIIRRKFDDEHRRQIFCWATETLRPRFSPVNWQAFWRTSVQGEPIDLVAHDLNLSRSQVHVARCRIVARIRQLVEQHTAPEP; encoded by the coding sequence ATGACCGAGTCGCCCGAAACCCGCCACAGCCTGCTGGTCCGTCTGAAAGACCGCGATGACCAGCTGGCGTGGTCGGAGTTTTATGACATCTACGAGCCGTTGATCTATCGGCTGGCGACCACCTGTGGATTGCAAGATGCCGATGCACGAGAGGTCGTCCAGTCGGTCTGTTTGGCGGTCAGCCGTTCGATCGGACAGTTCGAACACGGCGGCCGGCCTGGCTGCTTTCGGGCCTGGTTGCGAACAGTGACTCGCAACCAAACGATCAATCAACTGAAACAGGCTTCGCGTCAACGAGTGGTCAGCGACGACGCGACCGCCATCCAGTGGGACCAGCTGATGTGCAGCGGTGATCCACCGGACGAGATCATCCGGCGCAAGTTTGATGATGAACATCGTCGCCAAATCTTCTGTTGGGCCACCGAGACCCTGCGGCCCCGATTCAGCCCGGTGAATTGGCAGGCTTTTTGGCGGACCAGCGTCCAAGGCGAACCGATCGACTTGGTCGCACACGATTTAAATTTGTCAAGGTCGCAGGTGCATGTGGCGCGATGCCGCATTGTCGCCCGGATCCGCCAGCTTGTTGAACAACACACTGCACCGGAGCCATGA
- a CDS encoding protein arginine kinase, whose protein sequence is MKLQTDVSDLAHRSGEWLRGTGPESDIVISTRIRLARNLADFPFIRRCSDEDRLSIERTVRSKMESLRGWDEICYIDLDQLSEIDRQLMVERQLISREIADADGSRAVAIDPSERSSVMINEEDHLRIQVMHSGLDLDSAWNRINDLDDQLEAKILYAFHPQFGYLTACPTNVGTGLRVSVMLHLPGLVITGEIEKVFRSMQRINVTVRGLYGEGSQYTGDFYQVSNQVTLGHSEEDLLKLIGVEVVPRIIEYERKARDFLVHQGQQDLHDDVSRALGILSTAKKISSEETMHYLSKVRMGVNLGLISDVQTATLNKLFIHTQPAHLQKLHGRVLTSSDRNIRRASYLQRHLSGDDKSDLN, encoded by the coding sequence GTGAAGCTGCAAACTGACGTCAGTGATCTCGCGCACCGCAGTGGCGAATGGCTCCGTGGCACCGGCCCGGAATCCGACATCGTCATCAGCACTCGGATCCGATTGGCACGCAACCTGGCCGATTTTCCCTTCATCCGCCGCTGCAGCGATGAAGACCGCTTGAGCATCGAACGCACCGTCCGCAGCAAAATGGAATCGCTGCGTGGCTGGGACGAAATCTGCTACATCGATTTGGACCAACTGTCGGAAATTGATCGTCAATTGATGGTCGAACGACAGTTGATCAGCCGTGAAATCGCCGATGCCGATGGTTCCCGTGCCGTGGCCATCGATCCGTCGGAAAGATCCAGCGTGATGATCAACGAAGAAGATCATTTGCGGATTCAAGTGATGCACAGTGGTTTGGATTTGGATTCGGCATGGAACCGAATCAACGATCTGGACGACCAGCTGGAAGCCAAGATCCTGTACGCGTTTCATCCCCAATTTGGCTATCTGACCGCGTGTCCGACCAATGTGGGAACCGGATTACGGGTCAGTGTGATGCTTCACCTGCCGGGGTTGGTCATCACCGGTGAAATCGAAAAGGTGTTCCGCAGCATGCAGCGGATCAATGTCACCGTTCGCGGGCTGTACGGCGAAGGGTCCCAGTACACCGGTGATTTTTACCAGGTCAGCAACCAGGTCACGCTGGGGCACAGCGAAGAAGATTTGCTGAAACTGATCGGCGTCGAAGTGGTGCCGCGAATCATCGAATACGAACGCAAGGCTCGCGATTTTCTGGTGCATCAAGGCCAGCAAGACCTGCACGACGATGTCAGCCGCGCCCTGGGGATCCTGAGCACGGCCAAAAAGATCAGCAGCGAAGAAACGATGCACTACCTGTCCAAGGTTCGCATGGGCGTCAACTTGGGGCTGATCAGCGACGTTCAAACGGCAACGCTGAACAAGCTGTTCATTCACACCCAACCGGCTCACCTGCAGAAACTGCATGGTCGCGTGTTGACCTCATCGGACCGAAACATCCGGCGTGCGAGCTATTTGCAGCGTCATCTGTCGGGCGATGATAAATCGGATCTGAACTGA
- a CDS encoding serine/threonine-protein kinase, whose product MIRLPEHCPTAWLSDLLDQTLAPDRESEITKHLETCQSCQIRLQSLAADDAVWIQTRRYLSDGALQSTVHPWRTESVSPEDQIRRFLPHLAPSDCPDSLGQLDGYEVDSLIGWGGMGFVLKAIDPRLSRPVAVKVLHPHLAANGPARQRFSREARAAAAVNHASVVPIHAVDADHDPPYLVMAFIPGGSLQDRIDAHGPLEIDECLRVGLQIAEGLAAAHRQGLVHRDIKPANILLDHGQDRAMLTDFGLAQALDDAGQTCSGTIAGTPQYMSPEQARGLPVDARSDVFSLGSVFYAMLTGRPPFRGDSSLRVLNQIQEDTPRPIAAIRPSIPTWLDRLVQQMLAKNPKRRLQSAEQTAALLRQCLSHRSAPHDHPLPVELCDAGRFRPGASAARLVIPIALLLLMMLSTVDWPTMDSTSLPPTDRESSIDVPKIQPSTSPPATIDPPRPSPPADSFGPADARGREIPPFAIDPTRRAAPSGAPPGSAIDASSQTPIAASPALRSMPTDVTAWDDGLEPVLSQLRERLSRLKQLETHPNLP is encoded by the coding sequence ATGATTCGATTGCCCGAACATTGTCCAACGGCATGGCTGTCCGACCTGTTGGATCAAACCTTGGCCCCGGATCGAGAATCCGAGATCACCAAGCATCTGGAAACCTGTCAATCTTGCCAGATTCGATTGCAATCCTTGGCGGCCGATGATGCCGTTTGGATCCAGACTCGGCGTTACCTGTCCGATGGTGCGTTGCAGTCAACGGTCCATCCTTGGCGAACCGAGTCGGTTTCCCCGGAAGACCAGATCCGGCGTTTTTTGCCGCACCTTGCTCCGTCGGATTGCCCGGACAGCCTGGGACAACTGGACGGATACGAAGTCGACAGTTTGATCGGGTGGGGAGGCATGGGCTTTGTGTTGAAAGCGATTGACCCGCGTCTTTCACGCCCGGTGGCCGTGAAGGTCCTGCATCCACATTTGGCCGCCAACGGGCCGGCACGTCAGCGTTTTAGCCGTGAGGCTCGAGCGGCCGCTGCCGTCAACCATGCGTCGGTTGTTCCGATCCATGCCGTCGACGCGGACCACGATCCGCCATACCTGGTGATGGCCTTCATTCCCGGTGGATCCCTCCAAGACCGCATCGATGCCCATGGTCCGTTGGAAATCGACGAATGCCTGCGGGTCGGTCTACAGATTGCCGAAGGCTTGGCGGCTGCCCATCGCCAGGGACTGGTCCATCGCGACATCAAACCGGCGAACATCTTGTTGGATCACGGCCAAGACCGCGCCATGCTGACGGATTTCGGTTTGGCCCAGGCGCTCGACGACGCAGGCCAAACCTGCAGTGGTACCATTGCCGGCACGCCCCAATACATGTCACCGGAACAGGCCCGGGGATTGCCAGTTGACGCACGGAGTGACGTTTTCAGCTTGGGCAGTGTTTTTTACGCCATGCTGACGGGCCGCCCCCCGTTTCGCGGGGACTCCAGTCTGCGGGTGCTGAACCAAATCCAAGAAGACACGCCACGTCCGATCGCTGCGATCCGTCCATCGATTCCAACCTGGTTGGATCGATTGGTGCAGCAGATGCTGGCCAAGAACCCCAAACGGCGTCTGCAATCGGCCGAGCAAACCGCGGCGCTGCTACGGCAATGCCTTTCACATCGTTCGGCCCCGCACGATCATCCGCTGCCGGTCGAACTATGCGATGCGGGGCGATTCCGGCCAGGGGCGTCTGCCGCACGTTTGGTGATCCCGATCGCACTGTTGCTATTGATGATGCTGTCGACCGTGGATTGGCCAACGATGGATTCCACTTCATTGCCCCCCACCGATCGCGAATCGTCCATCGACGTCCCGAAGATTCAACCTTCCACCAGCCCGCCGGCGACAATTGATCCGCCTCGTCCGTCGCCGCCGGCCGATTCGTTCGGCCCGGCCGACGCTCGTGGCCGAGAGATCCCACCGTTTGCGATCGATCCGACAAGACGGGCGGCCCCATCGGGTGCACCACCTGGCAGTGCGATCGACGCGTCGTCTCAGACTCCGATCGCCGCATCACCAGCACTTCGATCGATGCCGACGGACGTGACCGCTTGGGACGACGGACTGGAGCCTGTCCTATCCCAACTGCGTGAACGGCTTTCGCGCCTGAAACAACTTGAAACACACCCCAACCTCCCTTGA
- a CDS encoding UvrB/UvrC motif-containing protein → MKCHYCEKPATFHITELTGDDGPQVMHLCELHAKQFLQKESASPTASLAGVIAKQLHLGQTKEEIEQLDQKECPVCGISFFEFRNSGRLGCPYDYVHFEADLKPLLINIHDATEHTGKRPRRAAATADAQAEMIQLRRDMEEAVEREDYELASQIRDRLKEMEPAVIEDPGDASGPAAENQEDAGDEPTENSTQGPS, encoded by the coding sequence ATGAAATGCCATTACTGTGAAAAACCGGCGACGTTCCATATCACCGAATTGACCGGTGACGACGGTCCGCAGGTGATGCACCTGTGTGAACTGCACGCCAAGCAGTTTTTGCAGAAAGAATCTGCCAGCCCGACCGCATCGCTGGCCGGTGTGATTGCGAAGCAGCTGCACTTGGGTCAAACCAAGGAAGAAATCGAACAGCTGGATCAAAAAGAGTGCCCGGTTTGCGGAATCAGCTTTTTCGAATTCCGCAACTCGGGGCGTCTGGGATGCCCCTATGATTACGTGCACTTCGAAGCCGATTTGAAGCCGTTGCTGATCAACATCCACGACGCCACCGAACACACCGGCAAACGGCCCCGACGCGCCGCGGCGACGGCCGACGCCCAAGCGGAAATGATCCAATTGCGGCGCGACATGGAAGAAGCGGTCGAACGTGAAGATTACGAATTGGCTTCGCAGATCCGCGACCGGTTGAAAGAAATGGAACCCGCCGTCATCGAAGACCCGGGCGATGCGTCCGGTCCTGCTGCTGAGAATCAGGAAGACGCCGGTGACGAACCTACCGAAAACAGCACGCAAGGACCCTCGTGA
- a CDS encoding TIGR03545 family protein — protein MIRWQFVFTRLFIVVLILFLIRWGLGPVAKYVTVRGLETVTGAKVEIDHAQIGMFPPRVRYQDVRIADPRSDKSMRDAFRADTIDLVIDGNALLHRRFVASSGRITGITIGEARQTSGHFDQVEPETVDDSPSMMGQLLSGLTGKTQQFADDFTGDLETIRRGEQIRDQWQSDYNALMVRAENLEGQIRSIRDKARDLMSGDELYNKLRDTSELPRLLEQAMNVREELVQVRDQIDSMPSRVRTDWTALQQAKQMDMELIDSYVPGNLSESKNFGIDLIANSIRQEIQTVRDYFEGGKTIADYTVLAPESERSRGQYFDLRGDNPPPVTLVRQCEVSGLMRADGNSYEMTGVVTNITPDPQLLDEPTKARLQLDGPELVNVEIVRDRRGGNDLDMLTVHWPSARAKPIEMGSGDDVRLTVTGGDRELWVQISDDAGQLTGRVVSKQLGVNVGLDVDPSAAETALVSSMRQSLSEVDRIEVDANFTGTWNDLAFDVSSNLSNVLNRAVRDAISLQVAESKKELTQKVDAEYLKQTQGLNQWLATHQNEANELMRKADESIAEITNKIAEKTDRFADSIWNQIESRLR, from the coding sequence ATGATCCGCTGGCAATTCGTCTTCACGCGACTGTTCATCGTCGTACTGATTCTATTCCTAATCCGATGGGGTCTGGGACCGGTCGCGAAGTATGTCACCGTACGCGGCCTGGAAACGGTCACGGGTGCAAAGGTCGAAATCGACCACGCCCAGATCGGCATGTTTCCGCCCCGCGTTCGTTATCAAGACGTCCGCATCGCCGACCCGCGAAGCGACAAATCCATGCGTGACGCTTTTCGTGCGGACACGATCGACTTGGTGATTGACGGCAACGCGTTGCTGCACCGCCGGTTTGTGGCCAGCAGTGGCCGCATCACGGGAATCACGATCGGCGAGGCCCGCCAAACCAGCGGACACTTTGACCAAGTGGAACCGGAAACCGTTGACGACAGTCCGTCGATGATGGGTCAGTTGCTGTCAGGCTTGACCGGCAAGACCCAACAATTTGCGGACGACTTCACGGGCGACTTGGAAACCATTCGTCGTGGCGAACAAATCCGCGATCAATGGCAATCCGATTACAACGCTCTGATGGTACGCGCCGAAAACTTGGAAGGCCAAATTCGGTCGATCCGCGACAAGGCCCGCGACCTGATGTCCGGCGACGAACTGTACAACAAACTGCGTGACACGTCAGAACTGCCGCGACTGTTGGAACAGGCCATGAATGTGCGTGAAGAACTGGTTCAAGTCCGTGACCAGATCGACAGCATGCCGTCACGTGTGCGAACGGACTGGACCGCGCTCCAGCAAGCCAAACAAATGGACATGGAGTTGATCGATTCCTACGTCCCCGGCAATCTGTCGGAATCGAAAAACTTCGGCATCGATTTGATCGCCAATTCGATTCGTCAGGAAATCCAAACCGTTCGCGACTACTTCGAAGGCGGCAAGACCATCGCCGACTACACCGTCCTTGCCCCCGAATCGGAACGATCGCGTGGCCAGTACTTTGACCTTCGTGGCGACAACCCGCCACCGGTGACACTGGTCCGCCAGTGCGAAGTCAGCGGGCTGATGCGTGCGGACGGCAACTCGTATGAAATGACGGGTGTGGTTACGAACATCACCCCCGATCCCCAACTGTTGGATGAACCGACCAAAGCTCGATTGCAATTGGACGGCCCCGAACTGGTCAACGTCGAAATCGTCCGCGATCGTCGCGGCGGCAACGACCTGGACATGTTGACCGTTCATTGGCCCAGTGCCCGAGCAAAGCCGATCGAGATGGGCAGCGGTGACGACGTCCGACTGACCGTGACAGGTGGCGATCGCGAACTGTGGGTTCAGATCAGCGACGATGCCGGGCAACTGACCGGTCGTGTGGTCAGCAAACAGTTGGGCGTCAACGTCGGCTTGGACGTCGACCCGTCGGCGGCCGAAACGGCGCTGGTATCGTCCATGCGTCAAAGTCTTTCGGAAGTCGACCGCATCGAAGTCGACGCGAACTTCACCGGGACTTGGAACGACCTTGCCTTCGACGTCAGTTCCAACCTCAGCAATGTTCTGAATCGTGCCGTACGGGATGCGATTTCGTTGCAAGTCGCCGAGAGCAAGAAAGAGCTGACCCAAAAGGTGGACGCCGAATACCTGAAACAAACGCAGGGCCTGAACCAGTGGCTGGCCACGCACCAGAACGAAGCCAACGAGCTGATGCGAAAAGCCGATGAGTCGATCGCGGAAATCACCAACAAGATTGCTGAAAAAACCGATCGCTTTGCCGATAGCATTTGGAATCAAATCGAAAGTCGACTTCGATAA
- the trpE gene encoding anthranilate synthase component I, whose amino-acid sequence MHQPNFDDFRSLAQRHDFVPVYRRVLSDTLTPVTAFKLLDDGGPACLFESVVGGEKVGRYSFLATQSMRRFTATGNQVLVIADDQTVQSFQSDDPLDSFRKYFQFTVADPEGLPPFIGGAIGYAGYDVVRYAEKLPNAPQDDRQLPDFDFEFYHTLCVFDHVDKTILVVHLVDCRDVKDDGDSVGGNDVFQQAYDEGKRQVDDVVGRLSQPHSFPVQSVAVVDDTQPHLEVRSNFTKEEFCQGVRKCVEYIRAGDIFQVVPSQRLSVKSDIDPLEIYRSLRVVNPSPFMFFVRSRQCTLVGCSPEIMCRVDHRRLTVRPLAGTRRRGKNDAEDKALERELLADPKERAEHVMLVDLGRNDVGRVAKFGTVDLTEVMVIERYSHVMHISSEVQGQLRDDVDAFDALKACLPAGTVSGAPKVRAMQIIDEIEPHRRGPYGGAVGYIDYRGNMDTCLALRTMVVQDGTIYVQAGCGVVADSDPDAEYEETLNKAKAMIAGIEMAVRRCRP is encoded by the coding sequence ATGCACCAGCCCAACTTTGATGATTTTCGTTCGCTGGCCCAGCGGCACGACTTCGTGCCGGTTTATCGGCGAGTTCTCAGTGATACGCTGACTCCGGTGACCGCGTTCAAATTGCTGGACGACGGCGGTCCGGCCTGTCTGTTCGAATCGGTGGTCGGCGGCGAAAAAGTCGGACGCTACAGTTTTCTGGCCACACAATCGATGCGTCGTTTTACCGCGACAGGAAATCAAGTTCTGGTCATCGCAGACGATCAAACGGTCCAATCGTTTCAGTCCGATGATCCCCTGGATAGCTTTCGAAAGTATTTTCAGTTCACCGTCGCCGACCCCGAGGGCTTGCCCCCATTCATCGGCGGCGCGATCGGGTACGCGGGATACGATGTGGTGCGTTATGCGGAAAAGTTGCCCAACGCGCCCCAGGATGATCGGCAACTGCCCGATTTCGATTTCGAGTTCTATCACACCCTGTGCGTCTTTGATCACGTCGACAAGACGATTCTGGTCGTCCATCTGGTCGATTGTCGCGATGTGAAAGACGACGGAGATTCGGTGGGCGGAAACGACGTTTTCCAGCAGGCCTATGACGAAGGCAAACGCCAAGTGGATGACGTCGTCGGGCGGCTGTCACAACCGCACAGCTTTCCCGTTCAAAGCGTTGCGGTGGTCGACGACACGCAGCCGCACCTGGAAGTTCGAAGCAACTTCACCAAAGAAGAGTTTTGTCAGGGCGTTCGCAAGTGCGTCGAATACATTCGTGCCGGTGACATCTTTCAAGTCGTCCCCAGCCAACGCTTGTCCGTCAAATCCGACATCGATCCGCTGGAGATCTATCGTTCACTGCGAGTGGTCAATCCCAGCCCGTTCATGTTCTTTGTTCGGTCGCGTCAATGCACGTTGGTCGGATGTTCCCCGGAAATCATGTGCCGTGTGGATCATCGTCGCCTGACCGTTCGCCCGCTGGCCGGGACACGGCGCCGCGGCAAGAACGATGCGGAAGACAAAGCACTGGAACGAGAATTATTGGCCGATCCCAAAGAACGTGCCGAACACGTGATGCTGGTTGACTTGGGGCGAAACGATGTCGGCCGGGTGGCCAAATTCGGCACCGTCGATCTGACCGAAGTCATGGTGATCGAACGCTATAGCCATGTCATGCACATCAGCAGCGAAGTCCAAGGCCAACTGCGCGACGATGTTGATGCCTTTGACGCGCTCAAAGCCTGCCTGCCTGCCGGTACGGTGTCAGGCGCACCGAAAGTTCGCGCGATGCAAATCATCGACGAAATCGAACCGCATCGCCGCGGCCCATACGGCGGCGCGGTCGGCTATATCGACTATCGCGGCAATATGGACACCTGTTTGGCGCTGCGGACCATGGTCGTTCAGGACGGAACGATCTATGTTCAGGCCGGTTGTGGCGTCGTGGCCGACAGTGATCCCGATGCCGAGTACGAGGAAACGCTGAATAAGGCGAAGGCCATGATCGCGGGGATCGAAATGGCCGTACGCCGATGCCGACCCTAG
- a CDS encoding RNA polymerase sigma factor, which yields MTDGVDNESDLITDALSGNRDAFATLVRRNQDRLFASMIQVTGSPDEAEEVVQEAFIRAFVKLDTFQQNSQFFTWLYRIAFNTALTRRRRQKVKISLDQARESAGHELTATTDAVDENLLRAERVTMIRVAMARLSEDHRSILVLREMEGHDYEKIAEILCISIGTVRSRLNRARRQLKQHLEQLEDEQTSRPQSRP from the coding sequence ATGACTGACGGCGTGGACAACGAGTCCGACCTGATCACCGACGCCCTATCCGGCAATCGCGACGCCTTTGCGACGTTGGTGCGTCGCAATCAGGATCGCCTGTTCGCGTCGATGATCCAGGTGACCGGGTCGCCCGACGAAGCGGAGGAAGTGGTACAGGAGGCGTTCATCCGTGCCTTCGTGAAACTGGACACGTTCCAGCAAAACAGCCAGTTTTTCACTTGGCTGTATCGCATCGCCTTCAATACCGCACTGACGCGACGACGGCGCCAAAAAGTCAAAATTTCCCTGGACCAGGCACGTGAATCGGCCGGGCACGAGTTGACGGCAACCACCGACGCGGTGGACGAGAACCTGCTGCGTGCCGAGCGTGTCACCATGATCCGTGTCGCCATGGCGAGGTTGTCCGAAGACCATCGTTCGATTCTGGTCTTGCGAGAGATGGAGGGACATGACTACGAGAAGATAGCGGAGATTCTGTGCATCTCCATTGGCACCGTTCGCAGCCGGCTGAACCGCGCCCGACGCCAACTGAAACAACACTTGGAACAGTTGGAAGACGAACAGACCTCGCGTCCGCAATCGCGTCCCTAG